A genomic window from Algoriphagus sp. Y33 includes:
- a CDS encoding PIN domain-containing protein: MRVFLDANVLISVLNKEYPLFPISSRVLSLADRQGTQLFTSPICLAIAFYFSEKKSGAEMAKLKIEMLSKKILMTSVDQTICSQTLSDRQVYDFEDGLEYYSALGSDCEVIVTEDPEGFYYSKIPVLGCEDFLKKYIF, from the coding sequence ATGAGGGTTTTTCTTGATGCAAATGTTTTGATATCAGTACTTAACAAAGAATATCCACTATTTCCTATTTCTTCTCGGGTACTTAGTTTAGCAGATCGGCAGGGGACTCAGCTTTTCACTTCGCCTATATGTTTGGCGATTGCTTTTTACTTTTCAGAAAAGAAAAGCGGTGCAGAAATGGCGAAGTTGAAGATAGAAATGTTGTCCAAGAAGATTTTGATGACCTCAGTAGACCAGACGATCTGCAGTCAAACTTTATCTGATCGTCAAGTTTATGATTTTGAAGATGGATTGGAATATTATTCTGCTTTGGGAAGTGATTGTGAAGTGATCGTGACGGAAGACCCGGAGGGCTTTTATTATTCTAAAATTCCTGTGTTGGGATGTGAGGATTTTCTTAAGAAGTATATTTTTTGA
- a CDS encoding cold-shock protein, with protein MNEGTVKFFNTTKGFGFITPADNSEDVFVHHSGLVHEIRENDHVTYDVVQGKKGVNAVNVKVAK; from the coding sequence ATGAATGAAGGAACAGTAAAATTCTTTAACACAACCAAAGGTTTTGGTTTTATTACACCAGCAGACAACAGTGAAGATGTATTTGTACACCACTCAGGTCTAGTGCACGAAATCCGTGAAAACGATCACGTTACTTATGACGTAGTTCAAGGTAAAAAAGGCGTTAACGCAGTGAACGTGAAAGTAGCTAAGTAA
- a CDS encoding acyl-CoA desaturase, whose product MVIKSVLLVSLYIVPFTLVITGVASTTLQLFACYLLSAFGMAGVGMGVMHDAIHGSYSKNKKVNTWIGYTLDMVGASSMVWHLQHNVLHHSYTNIDEHDDDINAPFFLRFSPNAEKNGLHKYQHLYAWFFYSLSTLSWVTAKDFIRFTRYYNRGLVKGGEKAYRRGIVKLIFLKLAYFSVVLGLPIIFAPFSVGMILLAFVMMHFVTGFVITMVFQIAHIVEEVNFPKADSDGVVEGERILHQLATTCNFAPKSKALFWFVGGLNFQVEHHLFPDICHVHYREIAPIVKATAEEFNVPYYSKPLFLMAVLDHFKMLYELGNSPKMEPAKA is encoded by the coding sequence ATGGTTATTAAATCCGTCCTTTTAGTTTCCTTGTATATTGTACCGTTCACTTTAGTGATTACGGGTGTAGCTAGTACCACGCTTCAATTATTTGCTTGTTATTTGCTTTCTGCTTTTGGAATGGCGGGTGTAGGCATGGGGGTTATGCATGATGCAATTCATGGGTCTTATTCCAAAAATAAAAAAGTGAACACCTGGATAGGATACACCCTTGATATGGTGGGGGCTAGTTCTATGGTTTGGCATCTTCAGCACAATGTGCTGCATCATAGCTACACGAATATCGATGAGCATGATGACGATATCAATGCGCCGTTTTTTTTGAGGTTCTCTCCGAATGCAGAGAAAAACGGATTACATAAATACCAACATTTATATGCTTGGTTCTTCTATTCACTTTCTACCCTTTCATGGGTGACTGCCAAAGACTTTATCAGATTCACTAGATATTATAACAGAGGGCTTGTCAAGGGCGGGGAGAAGGCATACAGAAGAGGAATAGTGAAATTGATTTTCCTTAAGCTTGCGTATTTCTCTGTTGTATTGGGTTTGCCGATTATCTTCGCTCCATTTTCAGTGGGGATGATTTTGCTAGCGTTTGTAATGATGCATTTTGTGACAGGATTTGTAATCACGATGGTATTCCAAATCGCACACATTGTTGAGGAGGTTAACTTTCCCAAAGCTGACTCGGATGGTGTAGTGGAAGGAGAAAGAATACTTCATCAGTTGGCTACTACTTGTAATTTTGCACCTAAATCAAAAGCATTGTTTTGGTTTGTGGGAGGATTGAATTTTCAAGTAGAGCATCATTTGTTTCCTGATATTTGCCATGTGCATTATAGAGAAATAGCACCTATTGTGAAGGCCACGGCTGAAGAATTCAACGTGCCTTATTATTCAAAACCTCTTTTTTTGATGGCTGTGCTGGACCATTTTAAAATGCTCTATGAGCTGGGTAACTCTCCCAAAATGGAGCCGGCAAAAGCCTAA
- a CDS encoding Dabb family protein: protein MRKLLYFLPLALALACAQKEEKQIEKEITEIRESPMASQPDSVLRHSVFFSFKETSSPEDIQSVVDAFRNLQNEIDGIEGFEWGTNSSPENLNQGLTHAFTLTFHSDEARDAYLPHPAHKAFGAILGPHLDKVTVVDYWTRP from the coding sequence ATGAGGAAACTACTTTATTTTCTTCCTTTGGCATTGGCGCTTGCCTGCGCTCAAAAAGAAGAAAAACAAATCGAAAAAGAAATTACAGAAATTCGCGAAAGTCCTATGGCATCACAACCCGATTCAGTATTAAGACACAGTGTTTTTTTTAGCTTCAAAGAGACCTCTTCTCCCGAAGATATTCAATCCGTAGTGGATGCTTTTAGAAATCTTCAGAATGAGATAGACGGGATTGAGGGTTTCGAATGGGGAACCAATTCCAGTCCTGAGAACTTGAATCAGGGCTTGACACATGCCTTCACGCTGACATTCCATTCTGATGAAGCTAGAGACGCCTATTTACCTCACCCTGCTCATAAGGCTTTTGGAGCTATTCTGGGGCCTCACTTGGACAAGGTAACTGTGGTGGATTATTGGACCCGTCCTTAA
- a CDS encoding dipeptidase produces the protein MKKTIIVLGTVVLLYFAATLIVPPYIESQRNPVKSPPPYSVSAEAQTVYDRLDFIADLHCDALLWGRDLNKRGNRGHVDFPRMREANVALQMFTIVSKSPAGQNMQSNSSDAFDNITPLTIAKGESPANWFSLINRTLSQSEKLAGFIEDEEDRAIFIKSKSDLNKLITDRKNNKALIGAMLGIEGAHALERDLNNLDRVYEAGVRMIGLTHFFDNKLGGSAHGLSQEGLTDFGKSVVHRMNKLGILVDLAHCSPAIVEDVLAMTDKPVMVSHTGVKSVLDSQRNLSDLQIQKIAANGGIIGIAFFDEAVGVPELPNIIASIKHVRDLVGVEHIALGSDYDGAVTVPFDITGLSLLVEGMMNADFSEPEIKAVMGENVKRFFLQNLN, from the coding sequence ATGAAGAAAACAATCATTGTTTTGGGAACTGTAGTGCTGCTTTATTTTGCCGCCACACTAATTGTCCCCCCTTATATAGAATCCCAACGAAATCCTGTCAAATCACCTCCACCCTATTCTGTATCCGCCGAAGCGCAAACCGTCTATGACCGGCTGGATTTCATTGCAGACCTACATTGCGATGCCTTGCTTTGGGGAAGAGACTTGAACAAAAGAGGCAATCGGGGACATGTTGATTTTCCGCGTATGCGGGAAGCTAACGTAGCCTTACAGATGTTTACCATAGTATCCAAGTCACCTGCCGGGCAAAACATGCAAAGCAACAGCTCCGATGCCTTTGACAATATCACTCCGCTCACTATCGCCAAAGGCGAATCTCCCGCCAATTGGTTTAGCCTGATCAACCGCACGCTTTCCCAATCTGAAAAATTGGCCGGCTTCATAGAAGACGAGGAGGATAGGGCAATCTTTATCAAAAGTAAATCAGATCTAAACAAGCTTATCACTGACAGAAAAAATAATAAAGCTCTTATAGGAGCCATGCTGGGAATCGAAGGAGCACATGCGCTGGAAAGGGATCTGAATAATCTTGACCGAGTCTACGAAGCGGGAGTGAGAATGATTGGACTAACCCACTTTTTTGACAATAAACTTGGTGGCTCAGCTCACGGGCTGAGTCAAGAGGGGCTTACTGATTTTGGTAAATCTGTAGTCCATCGAATGAATAAGTTAGGGATTTTGGTTGACCTGGCACACTGCTCACCTGCGATTGTAGAGGATGTACTGGCTATGACAGACAAACCGGTGATGGTTTCCCATACAGGCGTCAAATCTGTATTGGATTCTCAAAGAAACCTAAGTGATCTTCAAATTCAGAAAATAGCCGCTAACGGAGGCATTATCGGCATCGCCTTCTTTGATGAAGCAGTCGGCGTACCTGAGTTGCCAAATATTATCGCTTCCATAAAGCACGTTCGGGATTTGGTAGGCGTAGAGCACATAGCATTGGGCTCGGATTATGACGGAGCTGTCACTGTGCCTTTTGACATTACAGGATTGTCTCTTTTGGTAGAAGGAATGATGAATGCAGACTTTAGCGAACCGGAAATCAAAGCTGTAATGGGAGAAAACGTGAAGAGATTTTTCCTTCAAAACCTCAACTAA
- a CDS encoding DUF4407 domain-containing protein — MKHITRFFWFCSGANFSLLKRSPTESNKYLGIGATVFFTGVLAALAAGYALFTVFQSIWPAVFFGLLWGLMIFNLDRFIVSSMRKKENAWAEWKLAIPRLVLAVLLALVISKPLELKMFEREIDRKIDEKRTEFITQSKLDLAKGFPEIQELESKIDTLKAEVANFEAYRDQLQKEYDAERFGEKTAGTSGIVGLGTNAKKKEQQLDAAQNSLDDMRKRNQIRVDTLEAQIRGFMALRQEEFEKQQPGIEGFDGLAARMEALDALTKESSAMAMANVFIMLLFIAIETAPIFVKLISPRGPYDEYLELHEDKVRLFKGEKWTFAKGESEARIGYFQDTHFYATDLQKDKTNRKNKAQTEAEIARIKSEF, encoded by the coding sequence ATGAAACACATTACCCGTTTTTTCTGGTTTTGCAGCGGTGCTAACTTCTCGTTGCTCAAGCGGTCGCCTACAGAATCGAATAAATATCTAGGAATCGGAGCGACTGTTTTTTTTACAGGAGTATTGGCAGCGTTGGCTGCAGGATATGCTTTGTTTACCGTGTTTCAATCTATATGGCCAGCCGTTTTTTTTGGATTGCTTTGGGGATTGATGATCTTCAATCTGGATCGGTTTATAGTATCCAGTATGCGTAAGAAGGAAAATGCTTGGGCTGAGTGGAAGCTTGCAATTCCCAGATTGGTATTGGCGGTATTGCTTGCTTTGGTGATTTCAAAGCCGCTGGAATTGAAAATGTTTGAACGGGAAATTGATCGTAAAATTGATGAGAAACGGACAGAATTTATTACTCAATCCAAACTGGATCTAGCTAAGGGCTTTCCCGAAATCCAGGAACTGGAATCAAAAATAGATACCTTAAAAGCTGAGGTCGCAAATTTCGAAGCGTATCGTGATCAACTTCAAAAAGAGTATGATGCAGAGCGGTTTGGAGAGAAAACCGCCGGTACCAGCGGAATAGTAGGACTGGGTACAAATGCCAAGAAGAAGGAGCAGCAACTTGATGCGGCACAGAATTCTTTGGATGACATGAGGAAAAGAAACCAAATTAGAGTAGATACTCTCGAAGCACAAATTCGTGGATTTATGGCATTGCGACAGGAGGAATTTGAAAAACAGCAGCCGGGAATCGAAGGGTTTGACGGGCTTGCGGCTAGAATGGAGGCACTTGATGCGCTGACAAAAGAAAGTTCTGCTATGGCTATGGCAAATGTATTTATCATGTTGCTTTTCATAGCTATCGAAACTGCACCGATCTTTGTGAAATTGATCTCTCCCCGTGGTCCTTATGATGAGTATTTGGAATTGCATGAAGATAAGGTTAGGCTTTTCAAAGGGGAAAAATGGACTTTTGCCAAAGGCGAATCTGAGGCGAGAATTGGGTACTTCCAAGACACTCATTTCTATGCTACCGATCTCCAAAAAGATAAAACCAATCGAAAAAACAAGGCTCAGACGGAGGCGGAAATAGCCAGGATTAAATCAGAGTTTTAG
- a CDS encoding 2-hydroxyacid dehydrogenase codes for MKVAFFSTKSYDKQSFNEFLPDHNHEFTYFEPKLDSNTAALAEGHDAICSFVNDHLDERVLTKLSEMGVKNVVLRCAGYNQVDLEKAEELGFKICRVPAYSPEAVAEHALALIMTLARKTHKAYNRVRENNYSLEGLTGFNINGKTTGVIGTGAIGKAFCKIMLGIGCEVIAYDIKENEELKELGVRYLPLDELLTQSDIISLHCPLNSDTYHLINKQRLAQMKGGVVLINTSRGALIESKAVIQALKTKKVGNLGIDVYEQEEDLFFQNRSEEILQDEDIARLMTFPNVLITGHQAFLTKEALSQISATTFRNLEELEAGAELTNEVKKNK; via the coding sequence ATGAAAGTGGCATTTTTCAGTACCAAATCTTACGACAAGCAAAGTTTCAATGAGTTTTTACCTGACCACAACCATGAATTCACTTACTTCGAGCCAAAACTTGACAGCAACACTGCAGCGCTTGCCGAAGGACACGATGCTATTTGCTCCTTTGTAAATGATCATTTGGACGAAAGAGTTCTAACCAAACTCTCAGAAATGGGCGTAAAAAACGTTGTGCTAAGATGCGCCGGTTATAATCAAGTGGACTTAGAAAAGGCTGAGGAATTGGGCTTCAAAATATGCAGAGTGCCGGCCTATAGTCCTGAAGCAGTGGCCGAGCATGCTTTGGCACTAATCATGACTCTTGCCCGCAAAACCCACAAAGCTTATAACCGGGTTAGGGAAAATAACTATTCTCTGGAAGGCCTCACAGGATTTAACATCAACGGAAAAACAACCGGAGTAATAGGTACTGGGGCGATAGGCAAGGCCTTCTGCAAAATCATGCTTGGCATAGGGTGCGAAGTGATAGCCTATGATATCAAAGAAAATGAGGAACTTAAAGAACTGGGTGTGCGATATCTTCCTCTTGATGAATTGTTGACCCAAAGCGATATCATATCCCTTCATTGTCCTTTAAATTCTGACACCTACCATCTAATAAACAAACAAAGGTTAGCGCAGATGAAAGGAGGGGTAGTACTGATCAATACAAGCAGAGGGGCATTGATAGAATCCAAAGCGGTGATTCAGGCACTGAAAACCAAAAAAGTGGGAAATTTGGGAATCGATGTGTATGAACAGGAAGAGGATCTATTTTTCCAAAACAGGTCAGAAGAAATTCTCCAGGATGAGGATATCGCCCGACTGATGACATTTCCCAATGTCCTGATAACAGGCCACCAGGCTTTCCTAACCAAAGAAGCCCTCTCACAAATCTCAGCGACAACTTTTCGAAATCTTGAAGAATTAGAAGCTGGAGCTGAGCTGACAAACGAAGTAAAGAAGAACAAATAG
- the msrA gene encoding peptide-methionine (S)-S-oxide reductase MsrA, translated as MLSLIIALMFACGNTSVQSSEESQDAAKLADYKGKTELATFAGGCFWCVEAPFEGIDGVITVISGYSGGKEKNPTYSEVSNGKTSHRESVQITFDPEVISYSELVDVFWQTYDPTDVGGSFYDRGSQYESAIFYHDPTQKKVAEESKKLLDKSGKFEKQVATPVIKYTNFYPAEDYHQDYYKKNPQDYYSYRNGSGRDKFIKTHWPELSENNYKSPSKSELKKTLTKLQYEVTMEDATELSFQNEYNGNKKDGIYVDIVSGAPLFSSRDKYESGSGWPSFTKPIDARALEKPTDDDLGMLRVEVRSKFGKSHLGHVFYDGPEPTNLRYCMNSAAMKFIPKEEMEAAGYGEYLWLVN; from the coding sequence ATGCTATCCCTAATCATAGCACTGATGTTTGCCTGTGGCAATACATCGGTCCAAAGCAGTGAAGAATCCCAAGATGCCGCTAAGCTTGCAGACTACAAAGGAAAAACCGAACTGGCCACTTTTGCAGGCGGGTGCTTTTGGTGTGTGGAAGCACCATTTGAAGGAATAGACGGAGTAATTACCGTGATTTCCGGATATTCGGGAGGCAAAGAAAAAAATCCGACATACAGTGAAGTATCCAACGGCAAAACTTCTCATAGAGAATCCGTACAGATCACATTCGACCCAGAAGTAATCAGTTACTCAGAATTGGTAGATGTTTTCTGGCAAACTTATGACCCTACCGATGTAGGAGGTTCCTTCTACGACAGAGGGTCTCAATATGAATCGGCTATTTTCTATCATGACCCCACTCAAAAAAAAGTGGCCGAAGAATCCAAAAAATTATTGGACAAGTCGGGAAAATTTGAAAAACAGGTTGCTACCCCAGTGATTAAATACACTAACTTCTACCCGGCTGAGGACTATCACCAGGATTATTACAAAAAAAATCCGCAAGACTATTATTCTTATAGAAACGGGTCAGGGCGGGACAAATTCATCAAAACGCATTGGCCTGAACTAAGTGAAAACAACTATAAATCCCCTTCCAAATCTGAGCTGAAGAAGACCTTGACAAAGTTGCAGTATGAAGTCACGATGGAAGACGCGACGGAGCTTTCCTTCCAAAATGAATACAATGGCAACAAAAAGGATGGAATCTATGTGGACATCGTCTCAGGCGCTCCGCTTTTCAGTTCCAGAGACAAGTATGAGTCAGGCTCAGGATGGCCCAGTTTCACTAAGCCTATTGATGCGAGAGCATTGGAGAAGCCAACCGACGATGATCTTGGAATGCTTAGGGTGGAAGTTAGAAGTAAGTTTGGAAAAAGCCACCTCGGCCATGTGTTCTATGATGGGCCGGAACCTACCAATCTTCGCTATTGCATGAACTCCGCAGCTATGAAATTCATCCCAAAAGAAGAAATGGAAGCTGCCGGGTATGGAGAATACCTGTGGTTGGTTAATTGA
- a CDS encoding cold-shock protein — protein MSKNQNTFIKKQKAELKKRKKREKQEKMAARKDQPKSGDLDDMIAYVDEFGNISDTPPEPEPPKKENAPRPQNSPRAQNTQHQKFNRNTNLKS, from the coding sequence ATGTCAAAAAACCAAAACACATTCATTAAAAAGCAAAAAGCAGAACTTAAAAAGAGAAAAAAGAGAGAAAAGCAAGAAAAAATGGCTGCTCGTAAGGATCAGCCCAAAAGCGGAGATCTGGACGATATGATTGCGTACGTGGATGAGTTTGGTAACATCTCAGACACTCCGCCAGAACCAGAACCACCGAAAAAAGAAAATGCTCCTAGGCCACAGAATTCACCTAGAGCACAGAATACACAACATCAAAAATTTAATAGAAACACCAATTTAAAAAGTTAG
- a CDS encoding DUF6364 family protein — protein sequence MDAKVTLSFNKDVIDRAKSFAEENNISLSRLTEYLYSQITSKNYKSLEDLPVSDWVDFVAEGRIEYRKSPSRKDVKDEFFSSKK from the coding sequence ATGGATGCGAAAGTCACATTATCATTCAATAAAGATGTAATTGATCGGGCAAAGTCATTTGCTGAAGAAAATAACATCAGTCTTTCTAGACTGACTGAATATCTCTATTCTCAGATTACCTCCAAAAACTATAAGTCCTTAGAAGATTTACCGGTGTCTGACTGGGTAGATTTTGTAGCTGAAGGACGTATTGAGTACCGAAAATCACCAAGTAGAAAAGACGTAAAGGATGAATTCTTTTCTTCTAAGAAATGA
- a CDS encoding DUF5995 family protein, giving the protein METIDEVLVRMDQIVDECRNNQSRIGYFAILYRQVTRRIRDGILAREFEDNPRMEKLDVLFAGRFIDAYASWKSGMRPTESWLMAFEASKASSHLVLQHLFLGINAHINLDLGISAADTMGAEPIAEIQNDFNKINAVLAELVDGVKANISTVSPIFGWLVPLAKGRDEMLLNFSIRLARDGAWKYAGEYYACEDRPASVFERDMTIAKLANKLINPGKFLLFIVKIVSLAEWKSVSRTMDQLDMVVKEAQTI; this is encoded by the coding sequence ATGGAAACTATAGACGAAGTACTGGTTCGAATGGATCAAATCGTAGATGAATGCAGAAACAATCAATCACGCATTGGCTATTTTGCAATTCTTTATAGACAGGTGACCCGTAGAATCCGCGATGGGATTTTAGCGAGAGAATTTGAAGACAATCCACGAATGGAAAAGCTTGATGTGCTTTTTGCGGGTAGGTTCATAGATGCATACGCCTCCTGGAAGAGCGGTATGCGCCCAACAGAAAGCTGGCTTATGGCTTTTGAAGCGAGTAAAGCTAGTAGCCATCTAGTTCTCCAGCATTTATTTCTTGGCATCAATGCACACATCAATTTGGATCTGGGCATTTCCGCTGCCGACACTATGGGAGCAGAGCCCATTGCCGAAATTCAAAATGACTTCAATAAAATCAATGCTGTACTGGCGGAATTGGTCGACGGAGTCAAGGCTAACATCAGCACAGTATCACCGATTTTTGGGTGGTTAGTCCCTCTGGCAAAAGGACGTGATGAAATGCTGCTCAATTTCTCCATCCGGCTGGCAAGAGACGGCGCATGGAAATATGCCGGAGAATACTATGCATGCGAAGATCGTCCCGCCTCGGTCTTCGAGCGTGATATGACTATCGCTAAACTGGCAAATAAACTGATAAACCCAGGCAAATTCTTGCTGTTTATAGTGAAAATAGTCAGCTTGGCAGAATGGAAATCCGTCAGCCGTACAATGGATCAATTGGATATGGTGGTGAAGGAAGCGCAGACTATTTAG
- a CDS encoding DEAD/DEAH box helicase, whose product MNSNRNSNTRPVVAANPRRNSRPAGRPVQNKKKESKLDPNLLVKLAQPSGQEGFRSETPFSSVNLNAVLLRNIEAKGYESMTNIQEQAIPSLMDRRDLLGISNTGSGKTGAFLIPIIEHAKLDSQNFTALIVTPTRELALQIEEEFKSLSKGMNLYSNTFIGGTNINSDVKALGRKLHVIVGTPGRLLDLSNRKLLHLNRVNTLVLDEFDRMLDMGFVHDVKKLVNSMTKRSQTMLFSATLEPSQKALIDGLLNNPVEIKVNTGGTTSENVNQEIIRVPEGKDKFDILADLFSGNDLEKVIIFTETKRLADKLSKKLNQSGIKSGLIHGNKSQNFRNRTIDEFKTGMTRVLVATDVAARGIDVADVTHVINYQLPMSMDSYIHRIGRTGRAGKTGRAITFVN is encoded by the coding sequence ATGAATAGTAATAGAAACAGTAATACAAGGCCTGTAGTGGCTGCTAATCCTAGACGAAATTCACGTCCTGCTGGAAGACCTGTCCAAAATAAAAAGAAGGAGTCTAAATTAGATCCCAACTTGTTGGTGAAATTGGCTCAGCCCAGCGGGCAAGAAGGATTTCGTTCAGAGACTCCATTCTCAAGCGTTAATCTGAACGCTGTTTTGTTGAGAAATATCGAAGCAAAAGGGTATGAAAGCATGACCAATATTCAGGAGCAAGCCATTCCTTCCTTGATGGATCGAAGAGATTTGCTCGGGATATCAAATACAGGTTCGGGTAAGACCGGAGCTTTTTTGATTCCGATTATTGAGCATGCGAAATTGGATTCCCAGAATTTTACCGCTCTGATAGTAACGCCTACTCGTGAGCTGGCTTTGCAGATCGAAGAAGAATTTAAAAGTCTTAGCAAAGGCATGAATTTGTATTCCAACACCTTCATAGGTGGGACGAATATCAACTCTGACGTTAAGGCGTTGGGTAGAAAACTTCATGTGATCGTTGGTACTCCGGGCAGATTGTTGGATCTTTCCAACCGTAAATTGCTGCATCTCAACAGGGTAAACACACTTGTTTTGGATGAATTTGACCGTATGCTTGATATGGGGTTCGTACATGATGTGAAAAAACTCGTAAATTCAATGACAAAGAGAAGCCAGACAATGCTTTTCTCCGCCACATTGGAACCCAGCCAAAAGGCTCTTATTGACGGATTGCTAAATAATCCTGTAGAAATAAAAGTAAATACCGGTGGTACTACCAGTGAGAATGTAAATCAAGAAATTATCCGTGTGCCGGAAGGCAAAGATAAGTTTGATATACTTGCTGATTTATTCAGTGGGAACGATTTAGAGAAGGTGATTATCTTCACTGAAACTAAACGTCTTGCGGATAAGTTGAGTAAGAAATTAAATCAGTCCGGCATCAAGTCTGGGTTGATTCATGGAAATAAGTCCCAAAATTTCCGGAACAGAACTATAGATGAGTTCAAGACCGGGATGACTCGAGTCCTGGTCGCTACTGATGTAGCAGCCAGAGGTATAGACGTAGCTGATGTGACCCATGTGATCAATTACCAGCTTCCCATGTCTATGGATAGTTATATCCACAGAATTGGCCGGACAGGTCGTGCAGGAAAAACCGGCAGGGCTATAACATTTGTCAATTAA
- a CDS encoding VIT1/CCC1 transporter family protein, which produces MNETRIHQDSKYFKKLQEYLREFVYGGIDGAITTFAVVAGGFGADLDSGVIIILGFANLLADGFSMSVGAYLSAKSDKENFKKHESIEYWEVENLAETERQEIVDIYKAKGFKGELLEQVVDQITSNKDLWVAEMMKDELSLMEETKSPFKIGLATFFSFIIIGFIPLLIYLWTFFYPSSIDIFFWTSFLTGLAFVVIGALKSLVNQTSVIKSIAETVALGLLAAVVAYYVGDILQNFFIKQ; this is translated from the coding sequence ATGAACGAAACACGCATTCACCAAGATAGTAAGTATTTCAAAAAACTTCAAGAATATCTCCGGGAGTTTGTGTATGGGGGAATTGACGGAGCTATCACCACATTTGCTGTAGTCGCCGGTGGATTCGGTGCCGATCTTGATTCCGGTGTTATTATAATTTTGGGCTTTGCCAATTTACTTGCAGATGGCTTCTCTATGTCTGTAGGGGCATATTTATCAGCCAAAAGTGACAAAGAAAATTTTAAAAAACATGAATCAATTGAGTACTGGGAAGTAGAAAATCTAGCTGAGACAGAGCGTCAGGAGATTGTGGACATATACAAGGCGAAGGGGTTCAAGGGAGAGTTATTGGAGCAAGTAGTAGATCAAATCACTTCCAATAAAGACCTCTGGGTGGCCGAGATGATGAAAGACGAGCTCAGCCTAATGGAAGAAACAAAAAGTCCATTTAAAATCGGTCTGGCTACGTTTTTCTCTTTTATTATAATCGGTTTCATCCCACTTCTGATTTATCTCTGGACATTTTTCTACCCTTCCTCTATTGATATTTTCTTTTGGACCAGTTTTCTTACAGGGCTTGCTTTTGTAGTGATTGGGGCTTTGAAATCTTTAGTAAATCAGACTTCGGTTATTAAAAGTATTGCAGAGACAGTCGCTTTGGGGCTTCTTGCAGCCGTGGTAGCTTATTATGTGGGTGATATTCTTCAAAACTTTTTCATAAAACAATAG
- a CDS encoding GDSL-type esterase/lipase family protein has translation MKNYISPALLLLFTLQFVYAQDIPFQEEVDRRAEEIDDSGWEKGSVVFTGSSSVRMWDNLQDQFPDIVIINSAFGGSQANDLLIHLDKTVLRYAPSKVFVYEGDNDINAGKEVAEIMENLDKIVSQVHAKYPDTIINLIAAKPSPSRWDKKKSYLALNDLIRQYATTHEGVHIVNVWDIMLDDTGNPRADIFLEDNLHMNETGYELWKEIFTPFLK, from the coding sequence ATGAAGAACTACATCTCCCCTGCGTTGCTCTTGTTATTTACGCTACAATTCGTCTATGCTCAAGACATTCCCTTCCAAGAGGAAGTGGATAGACGTGCGGAAGAAATTGACGATAGTGGATGGGAAAAAGGAAGTGTGGTGTTTACCGGAAGCTCAAGCGTGAGAATGTGGGACAATCTGCAAGATCAATTCCCTGATATAGTCATAATAAATTCAGCATTTGGCGGGTCTCAGGCAAATGACCTTTTGATACATTTAGATAAAACCGTACTGCGCTATGCCCCATCAAAAGTTTTTGTTTACGAAGGAGACAATGACATAAACGCCGGTAAAGAAGTAGCTGAAATCATGGAAAATCTGGATAAGATTGTCTCTCAAGTCCATGCGAAATATCCGGACACAATCATCAATCTCATCGCCGCAAAGCCAAGTCCTTCCCGATGGGACAAAAAAAAATCTTACTTGGCATTGAACGATCTTATCCGACAGTATGCTACCACCCATGAAGGCGTACATATTGTCAATGTATGGGACATCATGCTTGATGACACCGGAAATCCAAGAGCGGATATTTTCCTTGAGGACAATCTCCACATGAACGAAACAGGCTATGAACTCTGGAAGGAAATTTTCACTCCCTTCTTGAAGTAA